The following proteins are co-located in the Aquarana catesbeiana isolate 2022-GZ linkage group LG02, ASM4218655v1, whole genome shotgun sequence genome:
- the ERCC5 gene encoding DNA excision repair protein ERCC-5 codes for MGVQGLWKLLECSGRPINPETLEGKILAVDISIWLNQAVKGARDRHGNAIQNAHLLTLFHRLCKLLFFRIRPIFVFDGEAPLLKKQTLAKRRQKKDFAANEAKKTNDKLLKTFLKRQVIKAALSGNKKSNEEFPSLSHVRRKEEEDMYALAPLEEKARNSSEEEEEREWEERMNQKQILQEEFFADPHSVDVDSEDFTSLPPEVKHEILTDMKEFTKRRRTLFETMPEGSDDFSKYQLEGLLKKNNLNKCLNNVRKEMSQQYVGEVRAQFETEGGFMREVESNRLVSEDTSHYILIKGIQSKTEDKKEDNAEEATPSSSHDTTPKTYLDFKLASAHKPKKTKDSVQEAAPPSPRTLFAIQEAMLENSSDEEVHDSKVNKNDPSESVCAVDGSVSPRTLHAIQRALTEDEEMGNKNRSIKISDEDQERPRAKVLIISSSDEEDASLVTQYGAQTNPIVPVTRAEFSPNPAQNNTSAIYEKSPLYSVPNLKPSEPLQKLAGSPVEGVNIRAHVVKRNLFHSQGTPLTSLSSGFDACSPMKPSLTLESHQLDASTDVESGIFISSKTETINIEKHSQPDVHTVSSESERNLQIATGQVTGSIHVPLVSTSGLLSAANKPSTEVNAEDHSPLDVVLQDQKVTKSKVEDSGSQQSSSNNIPDIAYVPMTPESIPVTEGESDIEKEVDSDSDGSFIEVESELGDGNSQLVQAPETSKDLVPEITVTGSNVTVTSQSSGENLESAFAEIDREDGQDVVIQPNEESRDEEDAANDWQDISMVELETLENNLFVQQTSLQAQRQQQERVAASVTGQMYLESQELLRLFGIPYVVAPMEAEAQCAIMDLTDQTSGTITDDSDIWLFGARHVYKHFFSQNKYVEYYQFSDIQNQLGLDRTKLINLAYLMGSDYTEGIPSVGFVSAMEILNEFPGHGLEPLLKFKEWWAEAQANKKIRPNPNDTKVKKKLRDLELHPGFPNKAVAEAYLKPVVDESKGAFSWGRPDLEQIREFCESRFGWYRSKTDEALLPVLKQLNVQQTQLRIDSFFRVEQHEAHTLKSQRLRRAVTCMKRKEKDSVTAEVEEATALIEKDDGNQKGAKSIKRRKKTPSRKKDSKTEPESPAKVCVEGGFIGSSVRPLSSYNENSSTGSDSDANTGTTSKNRSKTSTVAPIIEADKMETSSSSENEEKVVLVTAKPVFQGKNKKSRTVRGRKK; via the exons ATATAAGTATTTGGCTGAATCAAGCAGTGAAAGGCGCGAGAGACCGCCATGGAAATGCCATCCAAAATGCTCATCTTTTGACATTATTCCATCGACTTTGCAAGTTGTTATTTTTTAGAATACGCCCTATTTTTGTATTTGATGGTGAAGCCCCTCTCCTGAAGAAACAGACTCTG GCAAAGAGGAGGCAGAAGAAGGATTTTGCTGCCAATGAAGCTAAGAAAACAAATGACAAGTTGCTGAAGACCTTCTTGAAAAGACAAGTCATTAAAGCTGCTTTGTCTGGAAACAAGAAAAG CAATGAGGAGTTTCCAAGTCTTTCACATGTAcgaagaaaagaagaggaggatatgtATGCTCTAGCCCCCTTAGAAGAGAAAGCGAGAAATAG TtctgaagaggaagaagagagagaatgGGAGGAGAGAATGAACCAGAAgcagatccttcag GAAGAATTTTTTGCTGACCCACATTCAGTGGATGTAGACTCTGAGGATTTTACCAGCCTTCCTCCCGAAGTGAAGCATGAAATCCTGACAGACATGAAGGAGTTCACCAAGCGAAGAAGGACATTGTTTGAAACCATGCCAGAG GGCTCTGATGATTTCTCCAAGTATCAGCTGGAAGGACTGCTGAAGAAAAACAATTTGAACAAGTGCCTCAATAACGTGCGGAAAGAGATGAGCCAGCAGTACGTGGGGGAGGTCCGTGCTCAGTTTGAGACAGAAGGGGGATTTATGAGAGAGGTTGAATCTAACCGTCTGGTCTCAGAAGACACTTCTCATTATATTCTAATTAAAG GGATTCAATCTAAGACTGAAGATAAAAAGGAGGATAACGCAGAAGAAGCAACACCCTCTAGTTCACATGATACAACTCCAAAAACATACCTTGATTTTAAGTTGGCATCTGCTCACAAACCTAAGAAAACAAAGGACTCTGTTCAAGAAGCTGCACCACCCTCCCCAAGGACACTGTTTGCTATCCAGGAGGCAATGTTAGAGAACAGCTCTGATGAGGAAGTTCATGATAGTAAAGTTAACAAAAATGACCCTTCTGAGTCAGTCTGTGCAGTAGATGGCAGTGTCTCACCAAGGACTCTACATGCAATTCAACGGGCTCTTACTGAGGATGAAGAAATGGGGAACAAAAACAGGTCTATTAAGATAAGTGATGAAGATCAGGAACGGCCAAGAGCTAAAGTGCTGATTATCAGCAGTTCAGATGAGGAGGATGCTTCTCTGGTCACTCAATATGGAGCACAAACAAACCCTATCGTACCTGTTACAAGAGCTGAATTTTCACCAAATCCTGCCCAGAATAATACAAGTGCTATCTATGAGAAATCGCCACTTTATTCGGTGCCTAATCTGAAGCCCAGTGAACCACTTCAaaaactggctggatcaccagtagAAGGAGTAAATATCAGGGCCCATGTAGTAAAGAGAAATCTCTTTCATTCACAGGGCACACCTTTGACAAGTCTTTCAAGTGGTTTTGATGCATGCTCTCCTATGAAGCCTTCTCTGACATTGGAGAGCCACCAACTAGATGCTTCTACAGATGTAGAAAGTGGCATCTTCATTTCTTCTAAAACAGAGACCATCAATATAGAAAAACATAGCCAACCTGATGTTCATACAGTTagcagtgaaagtgaaagaaatctTCAGATAGCAACTGGTCAAGTAACAGGCAGCATCCATGTACCTCTGGTGTCTACATCAGGGCTATTGTCTGCAGCCAACAAGCCCTCAACTGAAGTGAACGCTGAAGACCACAGTCCACTGGATGTGGTCCTACAAGATCAAAAGGTCACCAAGTCCAAAGTGGAGGATTCTGGCAGTCAGCAGTCTTCTTCCAATAATATTCCAGACATTGCGTATGTCCCGATGACTCCAGAAAGTATTCCAGTTACTGAGGGAGAGTCAGACATAGAAAAAGAAGTTGATTCAGATTCTGATG GTAGCTTCATTGAAGTAGAGAGTGAATTGGGTGATGGAAACTCCCAGTTGGTGCAGGCACCAGAAACTTCCAAAGATCTTGTTCCCGAAATAACCGTTACGGGATCTAATGTTACCGTTACATCGCAGAGCTCTGGCGAAAATCTAGAGAGTGCTTTTGCAGAGATTGACCGTGAAGATGGCCAGGATGTTGTAATTCAGCCGAATGAAGAATCAAGAGATGAGGAAGATGCAGCCAATGATTGGCAAGACATAAGTATG GTAGAACTGGAGACGTTGGAGAATAATCTATTTGTTCAGCAGACCTCCCTCCAGGCACAACGGCAGCAGCAGGAACGTGTAGCTGCATCTGTTACAGGACAGATGTATCTAGAAAGCCAG gAGCTCTTGCGTCTGTTTGGCATCCCGTATGTTGTTGCCCCTATGGAGGCAGAAGCACAGTGTGCCATTATGGATCTAACTGACCAGACTTCAGGGACTATCACAGATGACAGTGACATCTGGCTCTTTGGGGCTCGACATGTCTACAAACATTTCTTCTCTCAGAATAAATATGTTGAGTACTACCAGTTTTCTGATATTCAGAATCAGCTGG GCCTGGATCGCACTAAGCTTATTAATTTAGCTTACTTGATGGGAAGTGACTATACTGAAGGAATACCCTCTGTTGGCTTTGTGTCTGCCATGGAAATACTGAATGAATTTCCTGGACATGGGCTGGAGCCTCTGCTGAAATTTAA agaATGGTGGGCAGAAGCTCAAGCAAATAAGAAAATTAGACCTAATCCAAATGATACCAAAGTAAAGAAGAAACTTCGGGATCTAGAGCTACACCCTGGCTTCCCTAACAAGGCAGTAGCTGAGGCATATCTAAAACCAGTGGTAGATGAGTCAAAAGGAGCTTTTTCCTGGGGGAGGCCAGACCTGGAACAAATACGAGAAT TCTGTGAAAGCCGTTTTGGATGGTATCGCTCAAAGACAGATGAAGCACTTTTACCAGTACTAAAGCAGTTAAATGTCCAACAG ACTCAGCTTCGAATAGATTCTTTTTTTCGTGTGGAACAGCATGAGGCTCACACTCTGAAGAGTCAGCGGCTGCGTAGGGCTGTAACCTGCATGAAGAGGAAGGAGAAAGACAGCGTGACTGCAGAAGTAGAGGAAGCCACTGCCCTTATCGAGAAAGATGATGGAAACCAGAAAGGAGCAAAATCGATTAAAAGACGTAAAAAAACACCAAGTAGAAAAAAAGACAGTAAGACTGAACCAGAGAGTCCTGCCAAGGTCTGTGTGGAGGGCGGCTTTATTGGGTCCAGTGTAAGGCCCTTGTCTTCTTATAATGAAAACTCATCCACAGGCAGTGATTCAGACGCAAACACTGGTACAACAAGTAAAAATAGATCAAAAACAAGCACTGTTGCACCAATTATAGAGGCAGACAAAATGGAGACGAGCAGTTCAAGTGAGAATGAAGAGAAGGTGGTGCTTGTGACTGCCAAGCCTGTGTTTCAGGGCAAAAATAAAAAGTCAAGGACTGTGAGAGGAAGAAAGAAATGA